A single Arachnia propionica DNA region contains:
- a CDS encoding DUF4242 domain-containing protein yields MSLQLFELVPATPSREAAETLIAQVSQAVEAVSASVLESQVTASHKRIFTVIELASDDAAGLTTAVRNAVSDAEVTGPDEVRLVGAELEDVRALARKADYLVEWDIPEEISMETYLARKKANSPKYAQVPEVSFLRTYVREDTVKCLCFYDAPDEDAVVRAREAVSTPIDRLHALEG; encoded by the coding sequence ATGTCACTCCAGCTCTTCGAGCTTGTCCCTGCAACACCGTCCCGCGAGGCCGCCGAGACCCTCATCGCTCAGGTCTCCCAAGCCGTCGAGGCCGTCAGCGCCTCTGTCCTAGAATCGCAGGTCACCGCCAGCCACAAGCGCATCTTCACCGTCATCGAGCTCGCCTCCGACGACGCCGCCGGCCTGACCACCGCCGTCCGGAACGCCGTTTCCGATGCCGAGGTCACCGGCCCTGACGAGGTCCGCCTCGTGGGCGCCGAGCTGGAGGACGTACGCGCGCTGGCCCGCAAAGCCGACTACCTCGTGGAGTGGGATATCCCCGAGGAGATCTCCATGGAGACCTACCTGGCGCGGAAGAAGGCCAACTCCCCCAAGTACGCCCAGGTCCCGGAGGTGAGTTTCCTTCGCACCTACGTGCGTGAGGACACGGTCAAGTGCCTGTGCTTCTACGACGCCCCCGATGAGGACGCCGTGGTGCGTGCCCGGGAGGCCGTCTCCACCCCGATCGACCGCCTGCACGCCCTGGAAGGCTGA
- a CDS encoding sigma-70 family RNA polymerase sigma factor, producing MNSQQKPDVFASQRDHLRALAFRLLGHEADADDVVQEAWLRYDRTDLHEVTNVEAWLTTVVTRLCLDVMRRRRATIPVDALAERPGNELSPEATVELARDVETALEVVVAELSPPQRVALILHDVFGFTFTEIGGILGTSEPAARRQASRARSRIRHRDEVPATDASTTRQLVAAFLAAAQRGDVDGLVAVLHPEVVRTADPQALPAGGPLRITGADRVIVETAALRANALDAHVHDLVGGPVIMVGDPMRPRLILTFTIRDGRIRSYDVIADPQRLSAILKAGKSRGQASREAH from the coding sequence GTGAACTCCCAGCAGAAGCCGGACGTCTTTGCCTCGCAGCGGGATCACCTGCGGGCCTTGGCGTTCCGGCTGCTGGGCCACGAAGCCGATGCCGATGATGTGGTGCAGGAGGCCTGGCTCCGCTACGACCGCACCGACCTGCATGAGGTCACCAACGTGGAAGCCTGGCTCACCACGGTCGTCACGCGGCTTTGCTTGGATGTGATGCGGCGACGCCGCGCCACCATTCCGGTCGATGCCCTCGCCGAGCGCCCGGGGAATGAGCTCTCACCGGAGGCTACCGTCGAGCTGGCCCGTGACGTCGAGACCGCACTCGAGGTCGTGGTGGCCGAGTTGAGTCCACCACAACGGGTCGCGCTGATCCTGCACGACGTGTTCGGTTTCACATTCACCGAGATCGGAGGAATCCTGGGAACCAGCGAACCGGCCGCGAGGCGTCAGGCCAGCCGCGCCCGCAGCCGCATCCGTCACCGCGACGAGGTTCCCGCCACCGATGCTTCAACGACACGGCAGCTGGTCGCAGCGTTTCTCGCCGCTGCCCAGCGGGGCGATGTCGATGGTCTGGTGGCCGTCCTCCATCCCGAAGTGGTTCGCACGGCCGACCCGCAGGCTCTCCCTGCTGGCGGCCCACTGCGCATCACGGGTGCCGACCGCGTGATTGTGGAAACCGCTGCGTTGCGAGCCAATGCGTTGGATGCGCATGTGCACGACTTGGTGGGAGGACCGGTCATCATGGTCGGAGATCCGATGCGACCCCGCCTGATCCTCACGTTCACCATTCGTGATGGCAGGATTCGCTCCTACGACGTGATCGCCGATCCGCAACGACTCAGCGCCATTCTCAAGGCAGGAAAGTCCCGAGGACAGGCATCCCGGGAAGCCCATTGA
- the ychF gene encoding redox-regulated ATPase YchF codes for MALTIGIVGLPNAGKSTLFNALTRNDVLAANYPFATIEPNVGVVGVPDSRLPVLAKVFDSQRIVPATVSFVDIAGIVRGASKGEGMGNAFLANIREADAICQVTRVFEDVDVTHVDGKVDPAGDIDTITTELILADLQSLEKALPRVEKEARIKKESRPKLEAMQAAVEVLESGKRIHGSGLDMELLRDLFLLTAKPFLYVFNCDQDELADEDLKDRMRQVVTPSEAIFLDAKFEAELVEMDEEEGRAFLEEMGITEPGLDVLARVGYETLGLQSYLTAGPKEARAWTIPQGATAPEAAGVIHTDFQKGFIKAQVVSFDDLVAAGSEAAAKAAGRMRLEGKDYVMQDGDVVEFRFNV; via the coding sequence GTGGCTCTCACCATTGGAATCGTCGGCCTCCCGAACGCCGGCAAGTCGACCCTGTTCAACGCGCTGACCCGCAACGACGTGCTGGCGGCCAACTATCCGTTCGCGACGATCGAACCGAACGTCGGTGTGGTGGGGGTGCCGGATTCCCGGTTGCCGGTGCTGGCGAAGGTCTTCGACTCCCAGCGCATCGTGCCCGCGACCGTGAGTTTCGTGGACATCGCGGGCATTGTCCGGGGGGCGTCGAAGGGTGAGGGCATGGGCAACGCGTTCCTCGCCAACATCCGTGAGGCCGACGCCATCTGCCAGGTGACCCGCGTCTTCGAGGACGTCGACGTGACGCACGTCGACGGAAAGGTGGATCCGGCCGGCGACATCGACACGATCACCACGGAACTGATCCTCGCGGACCTCCAGAGCCTGGAGAAGGCGCTGCCGCGCGTGGAGAAGGAGGCGCGGATCAAGAAGGAGTCGCGCCCGAAGCTGGAGGCCATGCAGGCGGCCGTCGAGGTTCTCGAATCCGGGAAACGGATCCATGGTTCGGGACTGGACATGGAGCTGCTGCGCGACCTGTTCCTGCTCACCGCGAAACCGTTCCTGTACGTGTTCAACTGCGATCAGGACGAACTGGCCGACGAGGACCTCAAGGACCGCATGCGCCAGGTCGTCACCCCGTCCGAGGCGATCTTCCTCGACGCGAAGTTCGAGGCCGAACTGGTGGAGATGGACGAGGAGGAGGGCCGCGCATTCCTGGAGGAGATGGGAATCACGGAACCGGGCCTCGATGTGCTGGCCAGGGTCGGCTACGAAACCCTCGGCCTCCAGTCCTACCTGACGGCGGGCCCGAAGGAGGCCAGGGCCTGGACCATCCCCCAGGGGGCGACGGCCCCCGAAGCGGCGGGGGTGATCCACACCGACTTCCAGAAGGGCTTCATCAAGGCCCAGGTCGTCAGCTTCGACGACCTCGTGGCGGCAGGCTCCGAAGCAGCGGCGAAGGCGGCCGGCAGGATGCGCCTGGAGGGCAAGGACTACGTCATGCAGGACGGCGATGTCGTGGAGTTCCGGTTCAATGTGTGA
- a CDS encoding DUF2330 domain-containing protein yields MKNALRICLGLLFIVATSWLPTPAQACACGALVTDSEANINAETAFVVMNDGRERIDMVMHLDGEASTAAWIMPLPPGGKVSLGDKDVFGRLKELTKPRPRYVPQFLPGSKDGGPQSGVGGPKEGAAPGVQVVDVQTVGPFEVTTLQGTSAAAVNEWLETNGFPARKEVETTFQEYLDAGWQITATRLTPGGDSAALSSGLDSLRMEFPTDEPIYPIKLSQHAQTRQGVKLFVLADHRMDAQGPTSYSHDLNVKFAGKVPANELGLGDGERYLTAVEGNFMPTEITDDIRFAQADSDEEYVSTYDVDIPVWKAYPALLLVGVLAWLIIRRYRRTRMAELVHGRS; encoded by the coding sequence GTGAAGAACGCTCTCCGCATCTGCCTGGGTCTGCTGTTCATCGTCGCGACCTCCTGGTTGCCGACCCCAGCGCAGGCGTGCGCGTGCGGGGCCCTGGTGACCGACTCGGAGGCGAACATCAATGCGGAGACCGCGTTCGTGGTGATGAACGACGGGCGGGAGCGCATTGACATGGTGATGCACCTCGATGGTGAGGCTTCCACAGCGGCCTGGATCATGCCGCTGCCTCCTGGGGGAAAGGTCAGCCTGGGTGACAAGGACGTCTTCGGCCGGCTCAAGGAACTGACCAAACCTCGCCCCCGGTACGTGCCACAGTTCCTGCCCGGCTCCAAGGACGGAGGACCACAATCCGGGGTTGGTGGGCCCAAGGAGGGAGCGGCCCCCGGGGTTCAGGTCGTCGATGTCCAGACGGTGGGGCCGTTCGAGGTGACCACCCTGCAGGGCACCAGCGCCGCCGCGGTCAATGAGTGGCTGGAGACCAACGGGTTCCCGGCCCGAAAAGAGGTGGAAACAACTTTTCAGGAGTATCTCGACGCCGGCTGGCAGATCACCGCGACCCGGTTGACGCCCGGCGGTGACTCGGCGGCGCTGTCGAGCGGCCTGGACTCGCTGCGCATGGAGTTCCCCACCGATGAGCCGATCTATCCCATCAAGTTGTCACAGCATGCCCAGACGCGCCAAGGGGTGAAGCTCTTCGTGCTGGCGGATCACCGCATGGATGCGCAGGGACCGACCTCGTACTCACACGACCTGAACGTCAAGTTCGCCGGGAAGGTCCCGGCGAATGAGCTGGGCCTCGGCGATGGTGAACGCTACCTGACTGCGGTGGAGGGCAACTTCATGCCGACGGAGATCACCGATGACATCCGCTTCGCCCAGGCCGATTCCGACGAGGAATACGTGTCCACCTACGACGTCGACATCCCCGTCTGGAAGGCCTACCCGGCACTGTTGTTGGTCGGGGTCCTCGCATGGCTGATCATCCGCAGGTACCGCAGAACACGAATGGCAGAACTCGTTCACGGCCGCTCGTGA
- a CDS encoding type II toxin-antitoxin system VapC family toxin, whose product MTPSAIVYVDTSALGALLIEQPESNALVEWLDQTTDLLVSSDLLETELRRIAVREGIDQGAVTRILDGVGLAALDRAVYRGAGLLPMPYLRTRDALHLEAAMRLDATAVLTYDHRLGKAARAVGLQVIAPGTAHV is encoded by the coding sequence GTGACCCCGAGCGCGATCGTGTACGTCGACACGTCTGCCCTCGGCGCCCTGCTGATCGAACAACCCGAGAGCAATGCTCTGGTCGAGTGGCTCGACCAGACCACGGACCTGCTGGTTTCCAGCGATCTGCTCGAAACCGAGCTGCGTCGCATCGCAGTCAGAGAGGGGATCGATCAGGGTGCCGTGACCCGGATTCTCGACGGGGTTGGGCTGGCCGCTCTTGACCGGGCGGTTTACCGCGGAGCGGGTCTGCTGCCCATGCCATACCTGCGGACTCGCGATGCGTTGCACCTCGAAGCGGCGATGCGACTCGATGCCACCGCGGTTCTCACCTACGACCACAGGCTCGGCAAGGCGGCCAGGGCCGTGGGGCTCCAGGTGATCGCACCTGGAACAGCGCACGTGTGA
- a CDS encoding HEPN domain-containing protein, giving the protein MVNDHLNLDESAEWAGLWWLVEDPDKKVPGILRYDGEGSLELLLIGAFEDRSMAISESVSKVHHGGGGEWDVIHGVAECKRITLFGCIATRTVSVFGAQVKSPDKQIISSKTAVIGAHVNNEDEAVFSRMEMSIDDLVLWADSSVFVGSYGMREGRFDGTASISVEAVDSRSVAVAGNEFCLIHEHTIIPSLDCRKGKNLVRMSDMAFMRITPVDPFSMNKVQRMVRMMQDLISLATNHAAGLIWLRVEKSETDSAMSADCPEQNRRAYVLYAPSKRGACDAKAVDRDRVFFTCKSLPFEEVVPRWCDVYGRLQAAINMILGLRYAPMRYVENNLLTAVGAAEVLHRYLGIDKKPFPSEEFKKMRNAMLNQVAPEYRGRFKGAIRNDPTLRDRLNGLVERLDQCLVSEFMFDLNEWVKRAVKARNNLTHDGRTSSHSIEELAAIVEITKIVVILNLLRELEVPVDRQCDLVRRHPWFRGVVEEARKWLSSSSGRSSGDELIC; this is encoded by the coding sequence ATGGTGAATGATCATCTGAATCTGGATGAGTCCGCCGAGTGGGCAGGTCTTTGGTGGTTAGTGGAAGACCCGGACAAAAAGGTGCCTGGGATTCTCCGATATGATGGCGAAGGGAGCTTGGAGCTATTGCTTATTGGCGCATTTGAGGATCGAAGTATGGCGATTTCCGAATCGGTCTCAAAGGTGCACCATGGGGGAGGTGGAGAATGGGACGTTATTCACGGCGTTGCTGAATGCAAGCGGATTACTCTATTTGGGTGTATTGCGACCAGAACTGTGTCAGTTTTTGGTGCGCAAGTCAAGAGTCCGGATAAGCAAATAATTTCGTCGAAGACGGCGGTTATTGGCGCGCATGTCAATAATGAGGATGAAGCGGTATTCTCAAGAATGGAAATGTCAATAGATGATCTCGTACTCTGGGCCGATTCATCGGTTTTTGTCGGATCCTATGGGATGCGCGAAGGTAGGTTTGACGGAACAGCAAGCATCTCTGTCGAAGCGGTGGATAGCCGATCGGTCGCGGTTGCTGGGAATGAATTCTGTCTGATTCATGAGCACACAATAATACCTTCCTTGGATTGCCGCAAAGGTAAGAACTTAGTGCGAATGAGTGACATGGCTTTCATGCGAATTACTCCGGTGGACCCGTTCTCGATGAACAAGGTGCAGAGGATGGTGCGTATGATGCAAGACCTGATTTCGCTCGCTACGAATCATGCTGCTGGCTTGATCTGGCTCCGTGTGGAGAAATCCGAGACCGATTCGGCGATGTCAGCTGACTGTCCAGAGCAGAACAGGCGTGCCTATGTGCTTTACGCTCCTTCTAAGCGCGGGGCGTGTGATGCCAAGGCTGTCGATCGCGACCGCGTTTTCTTTACATGCAAGTCGCTTCCGTTTGAAGAGGTCGTTCCGCGCTGGTGTGACGTATATGGTCGACTCCAAGCGGCAATCAACATGATCCTGGGCCTGCGCTATGCTCCGATGCGTTATGTCGAAAACAACCTTTTGACTGCCGTGGGGGCAGCTGAAGTATTGCATCGCTATCTTGGCATTGATAAGAAACCGTTTCCGAGTGAAGAATTCAAGAAGATGCGTAATGCCATGCTTAATCAGGTAGCGCCGGAATACCGTGGCCGATTCAAAGGAGCGATTCGCAATGACCCCACGCTTCGAGATCGATTGAATGGGCTAGTCGAACGCCTTGATCAATGCCTGGTCTCTGAGTTCATGTTTGACCTGAATGAATGGGTCAAGCGCGCCGTGAAGGCGCGAAATAATTTGACGCACGACGGAAGAACGTCGAGTCATTCGATTGAGGAACTAGCCGCTATCGTAGAAATTACCAAAATCGTAGTAATTCTTAATCTGCTTCGTGAACTCGAAGTTCCTGTTGATCGGCAGTGTGACCTGGTGCGAAGACACCCTTGGTTCAGAGGGGTCGTCGAGGAGGCCCGGAAATGGCTGTCTAGTTCATCGGGTAGGTCATCCGGTGATGAATTAATTTGTTGA
- a CDS encoding DNA recombination protein RmuC yields MDTSSLLLALAALLVGVALGFLLSRQSAATRTARAEAERDAAVKRAADVTADREQLAHQFRSLSADALEKQTKQADRAAELRLTPISEALRQLQQRLAEVENQRTALAAELRQQVEGVRVSGEAVRKEAASLATALRAPHVRGAWGESSLRRIAEVAGLVEHCHFETQTSYTSSEGNRLRPDMRIDLDGGRAVFVDSKVPLSAVLEACQAEDEEERAAHLRRFVRHVRTHIDQLSAKEYWALDAGSPEFVVLFLGSDEFYRLALEQQPTLHEYAAARRITLAGPGLLIPLLQIISHGWRQSRLAESATRISALGRELYSRLATLGTHFEKLGASINGTVKNYNAAMGTLESRVLVSARRFRALDVSMDELPRLSSVDEGVRTPVAPELMGPSATE; encoded by the coding sequence ATGGACACTTCCTCACTGCTCCTGGCCCTGGCGGCGCTGCTGGTCGGCGTGGCACTCGGTTTCCTGCTGTCCCGCCAGAGCGCCGCCACCCGAACGGCACGCGCCGAGGCCGAACGCGACGCCGCCGTCAAACGGGCCGCGGACGTCACCGCGGACCGCGAACAGCTCGCCCACCAGTTCCGGTCCTTGTCGGCGGATGCCTTGGAGAAGCAGACGAAACAGGCCGATCGCGCCGCAGAACTGCGCCTGACCCCGATATCCGAGGCGCTGCGGCAACTCCAGCAGCGACTGGCGGAGGTGGAAAACCAGCGCACCGCCCTGGCAGCGGAACTCAGGCAGCAGGTGGAGGGGGTCCGGGTTTCCGGCGAGGCGGTGCGGAAGGAAGCGGCGTCGCTGGCGACGGCGCTGCGGGCCCCTCACGTGCGGGGAGCCTGGGGTGAGTCCAGTCTGCGGCGGATCGCGGAGGTTGCGGGACTGGTGGAGCACTGCCATTTCGAGACCCAGACCAGCTACACCTCATCGGAGGGCAACCGGCTGCGCCCCGACATGCGCATCGACCTCGACGGGGGCAGAGCGGTGTTCGTGGATTCGAAGGTGCCCCTGTCGGCCGTGCTGGAGGCCTGCCAGGCAGAGGACGAGGAGGAACGCGCCGCGCACCTGCGGCGCTTCGTCAGACACGTCCGCACCCACATCGACCAGCTCTCCGCCAAGGAGTACTGGGCCCTCGACGCCGGCAGCCCCGAGTTCGTGGTGCTGTTCCTCGGCAGCGACGAGTTCTACCGCCTCGCCCTGGAACAGCAACCCACCCTGCACGAGTACGCCGCCGCCCGTCGGATCACCCTGGCAGGACCGGGCCTGCTGATCCCACTGCTGCAAATCATCTCTCACGGATGGCGGCAGTCACGGCTGGCGGAGTCGGCGACGAGAATCAGCGCGCTCGGACGTGAGCTGTACTCCCGGCTGGCGACCCTGGGAACGCACTTCGAAAAACTGGGGGCGTCCATCAACGGCACGGTCAAGAACTACAACGCCGCCATGGGCACGCTGGAATCGCGGGTGCTGGTCTCGGCGCGACGATTCCGGGCATTGGACGTCTCGATGGACGAACTGCCGCGCCTGAGCTCCGTCGACGAGGGGGTCCGGACCCCCGTAGCCCCCGAGTTGATGGGCCCTTCAGCAACGGAGTGA
- a CDS encoding nucleoside phosphorylase, with amino-acid sequence MLMPGAFPILDFDDDPDDLISPMMFADVQAEGPGVAVLAFLSEKTIETTEGWEVRRVGTVPFVTVEYPIYEATRSGQAVRVVPMPIGAAAAALVTERMIRSGADSLVAVGSCGALRKLPEGEFVVPSRALRDEGTSYHYLKAGAWVETDEALRATVAKVARSAGFGAQVAPVWTTDGFFRETRALVEQRKSQGCVAVEMECAAMAAIAKVRGVRFAQLLFTADTLADNDYDLRGFGVDSHHVALSLALEAAAGC; translated from the coding sequence ATGCTGATGCCCGGTGCTTTTCCAATCCTCGACTTCGATGATGACCCCGACGACCTCATTTCGCCGATGATGTTCGCCGATGTGCAGGCCGAGGGGCCTGGCGTCGCCGTGTTGGCGTTCCTGTCCGAGAAGACGATCGAGACCACCGAGGGCTGGGAGGTGCGGCGGGTTGGGACCGTGCCGTTCGTCACCGTCGAGTACCCGATTTACGAGGCGACGCGCAGCGGGCAGGCAGTGCGGGTCGTGCCGATGCCGATCGGCGCGGCTGCCGCGGCTCTGGTGACCGAGCGGATGATTCGTTCCGGGGCCGATTCGCTGGTCGCCGTCGGTTCCTGCGGGGCGCTCCGGAAACTACCGGAGGGGGAGTTCGTCGTCCCCAGCCGAGCACTGCGAGACGAGGGCACGTCGTACCACTATCTGAAGGCCGGGGCGTGGGTCGAGACCGACGAGGCGCTGCGAGCCACCGTCGCGAAGGTGGCGCGATCAGCGGGCTTCGGAGCGCAGGTCGCTCCGGTGTGGACCACCGACGGTTTCTTCCGTGAGACCCGTGCCCTGGTGGAGCAGCGCAAGTCGCAGGGCTGCGTCGCCGTCGAGATGGAATGCGCCGCGATGGCGGCGATCGCAAAGGTCCGCGGAGTGCGCTTCGCCCAACTGCTGTTCACCGCCGACACCCTCGCCGACAACGACTACGACCTTCGCGGCTTCGGCGTCGACTCGCACCATGTCGCCCTGTCCCTGGCTCTAGAAGCGGCAGCCGGCTGCTGA
- the ilvA gene encoding threonine ammonia-lyase IlvA, with amino-acid sequence MTVLSDLAALIPDARDRLKGVARITPVELNQRLTEDTGSEVWLKREDLQPVRSYKLRGAYNLISQLPPEARDAGVVCASAGNHGQGVAFAAATLGIGAVVYVPTTTPRQKRDRIQALGRGHVELVMEGATYDQASRAAARFAESNGRILVPAFNDPRTAAGQGTAIAEAVEQLGFVPDVVILPVGGGGLMSGAAAWLRTHHPQVRIIGVEPDGAPCVAAAISAGRPFPLNNIDTFVDGAAVSLVGDYTFDVINEAKIELIRIPEGQVCSEMLAMYQTDGIIAEPAGALAAAALPTGGVGSRVHVPAGSRVLSIVSGGNNDVARYADVVERSLLHEGRKHYFLVNFPQQPGALRRFLDEVLGPDDDITYFEYVKRSSREVGPALVGVELSNPGDYRFLLARITECGMEVNEVDSTSPYFRFLV; translated from the coding sequence GTGACTGTGCTTTCCGACCTGGCTGCCCTCATTCCCGACGCCCGCGACCGGCTGAAAGGAGTGGCCCGCATCACCCCCGTCGAACTGAACCAGCGACTCACGGAGGACACCGGATCCGAGGTGTGGTTGAAACGCGAGGATCTCCAGCCCGTGCGTTCCTACAAGCTGCGGGGCGCCTACAACCTGATCTCGCAGCTCCCTCCCGAGGCGCGGGACGCCGGTGTGGTGTGCGCGTCGGCCGGCAACCACGGGCAGGGGGTCGCGTTCGCGGCGGCGACGCTGGGTATCGGCGCGGTCGTCTACGTGCCCACCACCACGCCCCGGCAGAAACGCGATCGCATCCAGGCGTTGGGACGCGGTCACGTCGAGCTCGTGATGGAGGGCGCCACCTACGACCAGGCCTCCCGGGCCGCGGCTCGGTTCGCGGAGAGCAACGGCCGCATTCTCGTGCCCGCCTTCAACGACCCGCGCACCGCCGCAGGGCAGGGCACCGCCATCGCGGAGGCCGTCGAACAGCTCGGGTTCGTGCCGGACGTCGTGATCCTGCCCGTCGGTGGCGGGGGTTTGATGTCGGGTGCCGCGGCCTGGTTGCGCACCCACCACCCGCAGGTGCGGATCATCGGGGTGGAACCGGACGGGGCGCCGTGCGTGGCGGCCGCGATCTCCGCGGGTCGACCGTTCCCGCTGAACAACATCGACACCTTCGTCGACGGTGCCGCGGTCAGCCTAGTGGGCGACTACACCTTCGACGTCATCAACGAGGCGAAGATCGAACTGATCCGCATCCCTGAGGGGCAGGTGTGCTCCGAGATGCTCGCCATGTACCAGACCGACGGCATCATCGCCGAACCCGCCGGGGCCCTCGCGGCCGCCGCCCTGCCCACCGGCGGGGTGGGTTCGCGCGTCCACGTCCCCGCCGGGTCGCGGGTGCTGAGCATCGTCTCGGGCGGCAACAACGACGTCGCCCGCTACGCCGATGTCGTGGAGCGGTCGCTGCTGCACGAGGGTCGCAAGCACTACTTCCTGGTCAACTTCCCGCAGCAGCCGGGCGCGTTGCGGCGTTTCCTCGACGAGGTGCTCGGCCCCGACGACGACATCACCTACTTCGAGTACGTGAAACGCTCCAGCCGGGAGGTCGGCCCGGCCCTGGTCGGCGTCGAACTCAGCAACCCCGGGGACTACCGCTTCCTCCTGGCCCGCATCACCGAATGCGGCATGGAGGTCAACGAGGTCGATTCCACCAGCCCCTATTTCCGTTTCCTGGTGTAG
- a CDS encoding winged helix-turn-helix transcriptional regulator, with amino-acid sequence MKLECVSDFVSLGEKTYPCPISVAMDLVGGKWKAIIIYHLKNGPKRFGELRRALISSTETVLSNQLKQLEQDGLVSRQVFGTKPPLKTVYSLTDFGRTFLPALNALTQWGNQVVSERGRFGPAHPLP; translated from the coding sequence GTGAAACTGGAATGCGTCAGCGATTTCGTGAGCCTGGGAGAAAAGACGTATCCCTGCCCGATCAGTGTCGCAATGGATCTGGTGGGCGGCAAATGGAAAGCCATCATCATCTACCATCTGAAGAACGGTCCGAAACGTTTCGGCGAATTGCGTCGTGCACTCATTTCGAGCACAGAAACCGTGCTGAGCAACCAGCTCAAACAGTTGGAGCAGGACGGCCTCGTATCGCGGCAGGTCTTCGGAACCAAACCGCCCCTGAAAACGGTGTATTCGCTCACCGATTTCGGGCGCACCTTCCTGCCCGCGCTGAACGCCCTGACCCAGTGGGGCAATCAGGTGGTGAGCGAGCGGGGACGCTTCGGGCCGGCGCATCCACTTCCCTGA
- a CDS encoding M18 family aminopeptidase — MGIVFSTPSSHLDDLAAFVTASPTSYHAASSMASRLANAGFVPVDEKNQFPRGAGRFFVVRHGAVIAWRQPERIDEATGLRVVGAHTDSPALKVKPEASFSFRGWGQIAVEIYGGALLNSWLDRELGIAGRIITRDGAQHLVHLDSVARLPQLAIHLDRSVNDGLRLDRQTHTQPVFTLDAEPDLLAALAEQAGVRSSDVLGHDLFTYLSQPPARFGLRNEFFASSRLDNLSSTHAGLTAIEDLGEGDDLVVLAAFDHEEIGSATSSGAAGPFLEDVLERIASVAGCDLDATKALLARGSCVSADAGHLVHPNYSQHHDPHVDLVPNGGPMLKVNANQRYATDAVGEALWLQACEAAGVPSQVFVSNNAMPCGSTIGPITATRLGMVTVDVGIGLLSMHSAREMCGVDDPHHLAAALRAYLEG; from the coding sequence ATGGGAATCGTGTTCTCGACTCCTTCTTCCCATTTGGATGACCTGGCTGCTTTCGTGACGGCCTCCCCGACGAGCTATCACGCGGCCTCGAGCATGGCATCGCGCCTTGCCAATGCCGGTTTCGTCCCGGTCGACGAGAAGAACCAGTTCCCGCGGGGCGCCGGCCGGTTCTTCGTCGTGCGACACGGCGCCGTGATCGCTTGGCGACAACCAGAACGCATCGACGAGGCCACCGGGCTGCGCGTCGTCGGTGCCCACACCGATTCCCCGGCGTTGAAGGTCAAACCCGAGGCCAGCTTCTCCTTCCGCGGGTGGGGTCAGATCGCCGTCGAGATCTACGGCGGTGCGCTGCTGAACTCGTGGCTGGACCGAGAACTCGGCATCGCGGGTCGCATCATCACCCGCGACGGCGCCCAGCACCTGGTGCATCTCGACTCCGTGGCCAGGCTCCCGCAGCTGGCCATTCACCTGGACCGGTCGGTCAATGACGGTCTCAGGCTCGATCGGCAGACCCACACCCAGCCCGTCTTCACCCTCGACGCCGAACCCGACCTGCTGGCGGCCCTCGCGGAACAGGCCGGGGTGAGGTCCAGCGATGTCCTGGGACACGACCTGTTCACCTACCTCTCACAGCCTCCGGCTCGTTTCGGGCTGCGCAACGAGTTCTTCGCCTCGTCGCGTCTGGACAATCTCTCCAGCACCCACGCCGGATTGACGGCCATCGAGGACCTGGGCGAGGGCGACGACCTGGTGGTCCTGGCCGCCTTCGACCACGAGGAGATCGGTTCCGCCACCAGCTCCGGGGCGGCCGGGCCGTTCCTCGAGGACGTGCTGGAGCGGATCGCCTCCGTCGCAGGGTGTGATCTCGACGCGACGAAGGCGCTGCTCGCCCGCGGCTCCTGCGTCTCGGCGGACGCCGGGCACCTGGTTCACCCCAACTACTCCCAGCACCACGACCCGCACGTCGATCTCGTTCCCAACGGCGGCCCCATGTTGAAGGTCAACGCCAACCAGCGTTACGCCACCGACGCGGTGGGTGAGGCGCTGTGGCTGCAGGCCTGCGAGGCTGCGGGGGTGCCGTCGCAGGTGTTCGTGTCCAACAATGCGATGCCGTGCGGTTCCACCATCGGCCCCATCACCGCCACGCGGCTGGGAATGGTGACGGTGGACGTCGGCATCGGGTTGTTGTCGATGCACTCGGCCCGGGAGATGTGCGGGGTGGATGACCCGCACCATCTGGCCGCCGCGCTGCGCGCCTACCTTGAGGGATGA